The proteins below come from a single Comamonas antarctica genomic window:
- a CDS encoding DUF3800 domain-containing protein, which yields MECFRIDESGYTGFDLMNPEQRFQGATAIAIEDDEAGRLIREHFPKLQADELKYRALARRPANHPRLMALQRDLLTDHKCVTYVCDKRYLLLLMFLDYAVEPFYYERGMDFYEDGQNYSLASLLYTVGPTLLGKGALDRLLVSFQRAVKEKSSEALGNLIDAACASRWWELPEALGPLAQFAAPECLKAIVTPGVNTDAAFVVLQSLVSRMEIMADGPYRVEHDQSKNLLTYHDLLQRYIRHEKPITFRQSEIASITFPLKLQSVTQIDSKHSPAVQVADVMIGAAIEAANTLTGQRAGVLDAEKVMALYADHQLIHMLPSIDFEEQKRFRQGSQAGQVIDYFAENFHKP from the coding sequence ATGGAATGCTTCCGGATCGATGAAAGTGGTTATACCGGCTTTGACCTGATGAACCCTGAGCAGCGGTTCCAAGGAGCGACGGCCATCGCCATTGAGGATGACGAGGCCGGGCGCCTGATCCGGGAGCACTTTCCCAAGCTTCAGGCGGACGAACTCAAGTACCGGGCGTTGGCTCGGCGCCCAGCCAATCACCCCCGTCTGATGGCGCTGCAGCGCGACTTGCTAACCGACCACAAGTGCGTGACCTACGTCTGCGACAAGCGCTACCTGTTGCTGCTGATGTTCCTGGACTACGCGGTCGAGCCGTTCTACTACGAGCGCGGCATGGACTTCTACGAAGACGGGCAGAACTACTCGCTTGCGTCGCTGCTGTATACGGTTGGACCGACGCTCCTCGGCAAAGGCGCGCTCGACCGGCTGTTGGTCAGCTTCCAGCGCGCGGTGAAGGAAAAGAGCTCGGAGGCGCTTGGGAACCTGATCGATGCGGCGTGCGCATCGCGCTGGTGGGAACTGCCGGAAGCGCTTGGCCCGCTTGCGCAGTTCGCTGCCCCTGAATGCCTGAAGGCGATCGTCACGCCGGGCGTCAACACCGATGCTGCTTTCGTGGTGCTGCAGTCCCTGGTCAGTCGGATGGAAATCATGGCTGACGGCCCGTATCGGGTCGAGCACGATCAGTCCAAGAACCTGCTCACTTATCACGACCTGCTGCAGCGGTACATCCGCCATGAGAAACCGATCACGTTTCGTCAATCGGAGATCGCCAGCATCACCTTTCCGCTCAAGCTTCAGTCCGTGACTCAGATCGATTCAAAGCACAGTCCTGCAGTGCAAGTGGCGGACGTGATGATCGGCGCGGCCATCGAAGCGGCGAATACGCTTACCGGACAACGCGCCGGGGTACTGGATGCCGAGAAGGTCATGGCGCTGTACGCCGATCATCAACTGATCCATATGCTGCCCTCGATCGACTTCGAGGAGCAAAAGCGTTTCCGTCAGGGATCCCAAGCGGGGCAGGTCATCGACTATTTTGCTGAGAACTTCCACAAACCGTAA
- a CDS encoding bacteriophage abortive infection AbiH family protein: protein MHPTTLYVVGNGFDLWHGIPSGLGQFKEYVLATDRDIHREVEDYLPAGDDWCDLELALAELDADMLVDNLGHFMGAYGAEDWSDSGHHDFQYEVGNVVERLSKGLRTRFAEWIRDLPIPTHDTAPRRLATLDPQALFLTFNYTSTLDTLYGIDLARVLHIHGRSDAADDELVLGHAWNPQSRPSLNDRPDIEEIDTRVAEANDIIDDYFSATFKRSEELIAQHRTFFQALGAIQKVVVLGHSLSPVDAIYFQALLQQPSVAAARWTVACRSKQEWPDKEQRLVALGLWPGAGQPSSWDAL from the coding sequence GTGCACCCCACCACGCTTTATGTAGTCGGCAATGGATTCGACCTGTGGCACGGCATTCCATCGGGCCTCGGACAGTTCAAGGAGTATGTCCTGGCCACAGACCGGGACATTCATCGCGAGGTCGAGGACTACCTTCCAGCCGGAGACGACTGGTGCGACTTGGAATTAGCCCTGGCTGAACTGGATGCCGATATGCTGGTCGACAACTTGGGGCACTTCATGGGGGCCTATGGTGCCGAGGACTGGAGTGATTCAGGGCACCACGACTTTCAGTACGAGGTGGGGAACGTCGTCGAGCGACTGTCCAAGGGGCTTCGGACGCGCTTTGCCGAATGGATCCGAGACTTGCCCATCCCGACACACGACACCGCCCCGCGACGGCTTGCGACGCTGGATCCACAGGCGCTGTTCCTGACCTTCAACTACACGAGCACGTTGGACACTCTCTATGGCATCGATCTGGCACGTGTTCTGCACATCCACGGCCGATCCGATGCGGCAGACGATGAGTTGGTCTTGGGCCACGCCTGGAATCCCCAATCCCGCCCCTCGCTCAACGACCGTCCGGATATCGAGGAGATCGATACCCGGGTGGCTGAAGCCAACGACATCATCGACGACTACTTCTCAGCCACCTTCAAGCGTTCCGAGGAACTGATCGCCCAGCATAGGACGTTTTTTCAGGCGTTGGGAGCCATCCAGAAGGTCGTCGTGCTTGGCCACTCTCTGTCCCCCGTGGATGCGATCTACTTCCAGGCGCTCCTTCAGCAGCCCAGCGTTGCCGCGGCGCGATGGACAGTCGCATGCCGCAGCAAACAAGAGTGGCCTGATAAGGAACAACGGCTCGTCGCCCTGGGTTTGTGGCCGGGTGCTGGACAGCCATCTTCTTGGGACGCACTGTAG
- a CDS encoding RAQPRD family integrative conjugative element protein, which produces MLAPIWLRAAHRGVPTFLVTALLLGQSPMALAEPPTQRQELVAALRQLDALERTVADSAAHAPIQPGERYHFDYPRLLADLARVRAGIQAHLSPSRAQPRDPSELAGDYRTERAVEPSPTTAEVKP; this is translated from the coding sequence ATGTTGGCTCCGATCTGGCTGCGCGCCGCGCATCGCGGCGTGCCCACTTTTCTCGTGACGGCCCTCCTGCTGGGCCAGTCCCCGATGGCGTTGGCCGAGCCCCCCACGCAGCGCCAGGAACTGGTCGCGGCGCTGCGCCAGCTCGACGCGCTGGAGCGCACCGTCGCCGACAGCGCCGCGCATGCCCCCATCCAGCCGGGAGAGCGCTACCACTTCGATTACCCGCGGCTGCTGGCTGACCTAGCGCGCGTGCGCGCCGGTATCCAGGCCCACCTCTCACCTTCGCGTGCCCAGCCGCGCGACCCCTCCGAACTGGCCGGCGACTACCGCACTGAGCGGGCCGTCGAGCCATCGCCGACGACCGCGGAGGTCAAGCCATGA
- a CDS encoding TIGR03758 family integrating conjugative element protein: MNGAQVSAFQANSGIAPSAMATVLVGVVFAVLLVWGVWAIRTAYVGWSESHLNQRQFLGVCIRFVAMYLVLSFFLLS; encoded by the coding sequence ATGAACGGCGCCCAGGTCTCGGCATTTCAAGCCAACAGCGGCATCGCGCCTTCCGCGATGGCGACCGTCTTGGTCGGCGTCGTGTTCGCGGTCCTGCTCGTCTGGGGCGTCTGGGCCATCCGAACGGCCTACGTGGGGTGGTCCGAGAGCCACCTCAACCAGCGCCAGTTCCTCGGCGTCTGCATCCGCTTCGTCGCGATGTACCTCGTCCTGAGTTTCTTCCTCCTCTCCTGA
- a CDS encoding TIGR03745 family integrating conjugative element membrane protein, producing MQNRILTSRFVQRATVALGAAALPALSFAQGLPQLENPTRGTGNGIMETIRNYGYDIIMLVALLVVASMFIGVCYHAYGTYAEIHTGRKTWGQFGLTVAIGAVLLVIGIWLLTEATGIL from the coding sequence ATGCAAAACCGCATCCTCACTTCCCGTTTTGTCCAGCGCGCCACCGTGGCTCTGGGCGCCGCCGCGCTGCCCGCGCTGTCGTTCGCGCAGGGGTTGCCGCAACTGGAGAACCCGACCCGCGGCACGGGCAACGGCATCATGGAAACGATCAGGAACTACGGCTACGACATCATCATGCTCGTGGCCCTGCTGGTTGTGGCGTCGATGTTCATTGGCGTGTGCTACCACGCCTACGGCACCTACGCGGAAATCCACACTGGTCGCAAAACCTGGGGCCAATTCGGCCTCACGGTCGCCATCGGCGCGGTGCTGCTCGTGATCGGCATCTGGCTGCTCACCGAAGCCACCGGCATCCTGTAA
- a CDS encoding TIGR03750 family conjugal transfer protein produces the protein MSEQQHVRADGTVTFLPHRLNRHPVVVRGLTADELWICCGLSGAAGLLVGAPLSWVFRTIALAPTFVVLGVAFGVFIGGGILRRLKRGRPDTWLYRQLQWRIATRYPLVAGWVGGHVLISRSGFWTTRRSAARGAR, from the coding sequence ATGTCCGAGCAGCAGCACGTCCGTGCTGACGGGACGGTCACGTTCCTTCCGCACCGGCTCAACCGCCATCCCGTTGTCGTGCGCGGCCTCACCGCCGACGAGCTGTGGATCTGCTGCGGCCTGTCCGGCGCCGCCGGCCTGCTGGTCGGTGCGCCGCTGTCCTGGGTGTTCCGCACGATCGCGCTCGCGCCCACGTTCGTCGTGCTGGGCGTGGCCTTCGGCGTGTTCATCGGGGGCGGCATCCTGCGTCGCCTCAAGCGTGGGCGTCCCGACACCTGGCTGTATCGGCAACTCCAGTGGCGCATCGCCACGCGCTATCCGCTGGTGGCGGGCTGGGTGGGCGGCCATGTGCTGATCTCACGCTCCGGCTTCTGGACCACCCGAAGGTCTGCTGCAAGGGGGGCACGATGA
- a CDS encoding PFL_4703 family integrating conjugative element protein, translating into MSRFKNEITHLQAHIKTLRLGAGALVIVALVMGGGWWSAPRDLTIHVPPDLRSGSTRKWWEVPPESVYAFTFYVFQTLNRWPTNGEEDYARNLHTLSPYLTPSCQAFLRADYDYRRSTGELRQRVRGIYEIPGRGYGDDPTARVRVVSDRDWVVTLDITADEYYGAEQVKRALVRYPVKVTRVDIDPARNPFGLALDCYEGAPQRISTPEPSRPAPGGLSPQAPQGETP; encoded by the coding sequence ATGAGCCGCTTCAAGAACGAGATCACCCATCTGCAGGCGCACATCAAGACGCTTCGCCTGGGTGCTGGCGCGCTGGTCATCGTCGCCCTGGTCATGGGCGGCGGCTGGTGGAGCGCTCCGCGCGACCTGACCATCCACGTCCCGCCTGATCTGCGCTCCGGCAGTACCCGCAAGTGGTGGGAAGTGCCGCCCGAATCGGTCTATGCGTTCACGTTCTACGTGTTTCAGACCCTCAACCGCTGGCCGACGAATGGCGAAGAGGACTATGCGCGTAATCTCCACACGCTCTCGCCGTACCTCACCCCATCCTGCCAGGCCTTCCTGCGGGCGGACTACGACTATCGCCGCTCCACGGGCGAGCTGCGTCAGCGCGTGCGCGGCATCTACGAAATCCCCGGTCGCGGCTACGGTGACGACCCCACGGCGCGCGTGCGCGTGGTGTCCGACCGCGACTGGGTGGTGACGCTGGACATCACCGCAGACGAGTACTACGGGGCGGAACAAGTCAAGCGGGCTTTGGTGCGCTACCCCGTGAAAGTCACGCGGGTGGACATCGATCCCGCTCGCAATCCGTTTGGCCTGGCGCTCGACTGCTACGAGGGTGCGCCCCAGCGCATCAGCACACCGGAGCCGTCGCGCCCGGCACCTGGCGGCCTGTCTCCGCAAGCGCCTCAAGGAGAAACCCCATGA
- a CDS encoding TIGR03749 family integrating conjugative element protein, whose product MKHLVLALLGLLAVASAPFAQAVEILRWERMPLAVPLRVGQERVVFINRNVRVGVPAGVGERLRVQSAGGAVYLRASEPIEPTRLQLQDADTGALILLDIAAEPAKDGEAELEPVRIVEGDSAPTRYGDQADGADDAPARAQDQAGARAARRETPVPVVLTRFAAQNLYAPLRTVEPLPGVMRVNLRRDLDLGTLVPTLPVRAVALASWRLEDQWVTAVRLTNSSGGWITLDPRVLQGDFLTATFQHEALGPRGTPEDTTVLYLVTRGHGLAQSLLPAINRFDPAVHLPQPEAEATDDKEARHAQ is encoded by the coding sequence ATGAAGCACCTTGTACTCGCACTGCTGGGGCTGCTGGCCGTCGCCTCGGCTCCTTTTGCCCAGGCCGTGGAGATCCTTCGCTGGGAACGCATGCCCCTGGCCGTGCCCCTGCGTGTCGGGCAGGAGCGCGTCGTGTTTATCAACCGGAACGTCCGCGTGGGCGTGCCCGCGGGCGTCGGCGAGCGCTTGCGGGTGCAGAGTGCGGGCGGCGCGGTGTACCTGCGCGCGAGCGAGCCGATCGAGCCCACACGGCTGCAATTGCAGGATGCCGACACGGGCGCGCTGATTCTGCTCGATATCGCGGCCGAGCCGGCCAAGGACGGCGAAGCCGAGTTGGAGCCGGTGCGCATCGTCGAGGGCGACAGCGCCCCGACGCGCTATGGCGATCAAGCCGACGGAGCAGACGACGCCCCGGCGCGCGCCCAGGACCAGGCAGGCGCGCGGGCAGCGCGGCGTGAAACCCCGGTTCCGGTCGTGCTGACGCGCTTCGCCGCGCAGAACCTCTACGCACCGCTGCGCACCGTGGAGCCGCTGCCGGGCGTCATGCGGGTGAACCTGCGCCGCGATCTCGACCTCGGCACGCTGGTGCCGACGCTGCCGGTGCGCGCAGTTGCGCTCGCCTCGTGGCGTCTGGAAGACCAGTGGGTCACAGCCGTGCGCCTCACCAATAGCAGCGGCGGCTGGATCACCCTGGACCCGCGCGTGTTGCAGGGCGATTTCCTCACCGCCACCTTCCAGCACGAAGCACTCGGCCCGCGCGGGACGCCAGAGGACACGACCGTCCTGTACTTGGTGACGCGGGGGCACGGCCTCGCGCAATCGCTGCTGCCGGCGATCAACCGCTTCGACCCAGCCGTGCATCTGCCGCAGCCCGAAGCCGAGGCCACCGACGACAAGGAGGCCCGCCATGCGCAGTAA
- a CDS encoding TIGR03752 family integrating conjugative element protein — MRSNGLLKWLMIPVALLVLFVAIRLFSGGGSSAPPAADAGAKLTPEEMKALGIEGDTPRDTVATLVAQVKQLRTELQTALSDNKSQREENQRLRQRENSIDQRINSALETERSNLRRDQQQAASERQQTEGLLADLQRRLEGIGGRGGGHADLPVGLGLRNGDEAGMEGGVRWVEPDDAKPADGRNGSRGTGGGMSFPTSFGPAQSTLETTAQTVANAGARAAGVKSAKPVYTVPTNSTLMGSVAMTALIGRVPIDGTVNDPYPFKVLVGPDNLTANGIDIPDVAGAVFSGTASGDWTLSCVRGQVRSITFVFHDGTIRTIPEDRDGNQQNNQQQNSQSGGLGWISDPYGIPCVSGERRSNAQQYLGSQALITAAGAGVASLIDSDSGQMSYVGADGSIGSVGISSNEAVGRILAGGVRDMADWVNKLYGQAFAAVYVQPGAKVAVHLEKPLAIDFDPEGRKVDHRAGESHALELE; from the coding sequence ATGCGCAGTAACGGACTCCTGAAGTGGTTAATGATCCCCGTGGCCCTGCTGGTGCTGTTCGTCGCCATCCGGCTGTTTTCGGGTGGAGGCTCGTCGGCGCCGCCCGCTGCGGATGCCGGCGCCAAGCTCACGCCGGAGGAGATGAAGGCGCTGGGCATCGAGGGCGATACCCCCCGCGATACCGTGGCGACGCTCGTGGCGCAAGTGAAGCAGTTGCGCACCGAACTGCAGACGGCGCTGTCCGACAACAAGTCCCAGCGCGAAGAGAACCAGCGCCTGCGCCAACGCGAGAACTCGATCGACCAGCGCATCAATTCGGCGCTGGAGACCGAGCGCTCCAACCTGCGCCGCGACCAGCAGCAGGCAGCCAGCGAACGCCAGCAGACCGAGGGACTGCTCGCCGACCTGCAGCGGCGCCTGGAAGGCATCGGCGGGCGCGGCGGCGGCCACGCCGATCTACCCGTGGGCCTGGGGCTGCGTAACGGCGACGAGGCAGGCATGGAAGGCGGCGTGCGCTGGGTCGAGCCGGACGACGCGAAGCCCGCTGATGGGCGTAACGGCAGTCGCGGCACGGGTGGCGGCATGAGCTTTCCGACGAGCTTCGGCCCCGCGCAGAGCACGCTGGAAACCACGGCACAAACCGTGGCGAACGCGGGCGCCCGCGCCGCAGGCGTCAAGAGCGCCAAGCCGGTCTATACGGTGCCGACCAACTCGACGCTGATGGGATCGGTGGCAATGACGGCGCTGATCGGCCGCGTGCCGATCGACGGTACGGTCAACGATCCGTATCCGTTCAAAGTCCTGGTCGGTCCCGACAATCTCACGGCAAACGGTATCGACATTCCCGACGTGGCGGGCGCCGTGTTTTCCGGCACGGCCTCGGGCGACTGGACGCTCTCTTGCGTGCGCGGCCAGGTGCGCAGCATCACCTTTGTGTTCCATGACGGGACCATTCGGACGATTCCCGAAGACCGCGACGGCAACCAGCAGAACAACCAGCAGCAGAACTCTCAAAGTGGGGGCCTGGGCTGGATCAGCGATCCCTATGGCATTCCCTGCGTCAGCGGAGAGCGGCGCAGCAACGCCCAGCAGTACCTCGGTTCGCAGGCGCTGATCACCGCGGCGGGTGCTGGCGTGGCCTCGCTCATCGACAGCGACAGCGGTCAGATGTCCTACGTGGGCGCAGACGGTTCCATCGGCAGCGTCGGCATTTCCAGCAACGAGGCCGTAGGTCGCATCCTGGCCGGTGGCGTGCGCGACATGGCCGATTGGGTGAACAAGTTGTACGGCCAGGCCTTCGCCGCCGTCTATGTCCAACCCGGCGCAAAGGTCGCCGTCCACCTCGAAAAGCCGCTCGCCATCGATTTCGATCCCGAAGGTCGCAAGGTCGATCACCGTGCAGGAGAAAGCCATGCTCTCGAACTTGAATAA
- a CDS encoding TIGR03751 family conjugal transfer lipoprotein, whose protein sequence is MLSNLNKGLALALAVAVLGGCATSKEKLLPHGDSTMMDIWQQNAGDGGGGAGQVARRQLLDARQSLRRPLTEMDVQAAPAEQMRYTRTARNEVYRQFQRLPNPDLVMYVYPHLAGTDPVPVPGYTTVFPLYQRVQYAMPGERVEDY, encoded by the coding sequence ATGCTCTCGAACTTGAATAAGGGCCTGGCGCTGGCCCTTGCCGTCGCGGTGCTCGGCGGCTGCGCCACCAGCAAGGAAAAGCTGCTGCCCCACGGCGACAGCACGATGATGGACATCTGGCAGCAGAACGCCGGTGACGGCGGCGGTGGCGCCGGCCAGGTGGCACGCAGGCAATTGCTCGACGCGCGCCAGAGCCTGCGCCGGCCGCTGACCGAGATGGATGTACAGGCCGCGCCCGCCGAGCAGATGCGCTACACGCGCACAGCGCGCAACGAGGTCTATCGCCAGTTCCAGCGCCTGCCGAATCCCGACCTGGTGATGTACGTGTACCCGCACCTGGCAGGCACGGACCCGGTGCCCGTGCCGGGCTATACGACGGTTTTTCCCTTGTACCAGCGCGTGCAGTACGCCATGCCGGGCGAGCGCGTGGAGGACTACTGA
- a CDS encoding conjugative transfer ATPase, whose product MRWKLPWHKSAAPKLAASGAGDDERPEGWQRHVEALRQAGIPEPGTAVHGRRPATVADEQALYDVAPSFAEFLPWVEFLPDSKSMLLEDGQSVAAFYELVPLGTEGREPGWLAHARDALENALQDSFDELDENPWVLQLYAQDEPSFDQYMQTLRDYVQPRARNTAFTEFYLRFFGHHLRAVAKPGGLFEDTVVTRLRWRGQTRRVRMVVYRRATGQASRRGQTPEQMLNIVCDRLCGGLANAGIQARRMVAADVHDWLLRWFNTRPTLLGPGVEDRERFYALARYPDETEDGEIELASGRDFSQRLFFSQPRSDAEHGTWHFDGMPHRVLVTDRLRMPPGTGHLTGETRKGDAINTLFDQMPEDTTMCLTMVATPQDILESHLNHLAKKAVGETLASEQTLKDVQEARSLIGSAHKLYRGTLAFYLRGRDEAELDRRGLDLANVMLNAGLQPVREDDEVAPLNSYLRWLPCCYNPSQDRRNWFTQLMFAQHVANLSPAWGRSQGTGHPGNTFFNRGGGPITFDPLNRLDRQMNAHLFLFGPTGSGKSATLNNLLNQVTAIYRPRLFIVEAGNSFGLFSDFAKRLGLTVNRVKLAPGSGISLAPFADARRLIETPSDVQTLDADVLDEDMPPDASAMEADEQRDVLGELEITARLMITGGEDKEEARMTRADRSLIRQCILDAAEHCVAEKRTVLTRDVRNALRERGQDPTLPEMRRVRLLEMADAMDMFCQGTDGEMFDRDGTPWPEADITLVDLATYAREGYNAQLSIAYISLISTVNNIAERDQYLGRPIINVTDEGHIITKNPLLAPYVVKITKMWRKLGAWFWLATQNIDDLPRAAEPMLNMIEWWICLSMPPDEVEKIARFRELSPAQKALMLSARKEAGKFTEGVILSKSMEVLFRAVPPSLYLALAQTEPEEKAERYQLMQQYGCTELEAAFKVAEKIDQARGIESPALELS is encoded by the coding sequence ATGCGCTGGAAACTCCCCTGGCACAAGTCGGCCGCGCCGAAGCTGGCCGCATCCGGCGCAGGCGATGACGAGCGGCCGGAGGGCTGGCAACGCCACGTCGAGGCCTTGCGCCAGGCCGGCATCCCAGAACCCGGCACGGCGGTCCATGGCCGCAGGCCGGCGACCGTGGCCGACGAGCAGGCGCTGTACGACGTCGCGCCGTCGTTCGCGGAATTCCTGCCCTGGGTGGAGTTCCTGCCCGATTCGAAGTCCATGCTGCTGGAAGACGGGCAATCGGTCGCGGCATTCTACGAGCTGGTGCCGCTGGGCACCGAGGGCCGGGAACCCGGCTGGCTCGCGCATGCCCGCGACGCCTTGGAGAACGCGCTCCAGGACTCGTTCGATGAACTGGACGAGAACCCCTGGGTACTCCAGCTCTACGCCCAGGACGAACCCAGCTTCGACCAGTACATGCAGACCCTGCGCGACTACGTGCAGCCGCGCGCCCGCAATACGGCTTTCACCGAGTTCTACCTTCGCTTCTTCGGACACCACCTGCGCGCGGTAGCGAAGCCGGGCGGGCTGTTCGAGGACACGGTGGTCACGCGGCTGCGTTGGCGCGGCCAGACGCGGCGCGTGCGCATGGTCGTCTATCGCCGGGCCACCGGGCAGGCGAGCCGCCGCGGCCAGACGCCCGAGCAGATGCTGAACATCGTCTGTGATCGCCTGTGTGGCGGGCTGGCGAACGCCGGCATCCAGGCCCGGCGCATGGTCGCGGCCGACGTCCATGACTGGCTACTGCGGTGGTTTAACACGCGTCCCACGCTGCTCGGCCCTGGGGTCGAGGACCGCGAACGCTTCTATGCGCTGGCACGCTACCCCGACGAGACAGAAGACGGTGAGATCGAGCTGGCGAGCGGACGGGATTTCAGCCAGCGGCTTTTCTTCAGCCAGCCACGTTCGGACGCGGAGCACGGCACCTGGCACTTCGACGGCATGCCGCATCGTGTGCTGGTCACTGACCGGCTGCGCATGCCGCCCGGCACGGGGCATTTGACTGGCGAAACTCGCAAAGGCGATGCGATCAATACGCTGTTCGATCAGATGCCCGAGGACACGACGATGTGTCTGACCATGGTGGCGACCCCCCAGGACATCCTCGAATCGCACCTGAACCACCTGGCGAAGAAGGCAGTCGGCGAAACACTGGCATCGGAACAGACGCTCAAGGATGTGCAGGAGGCCCGCTCGCTGATCGGCAGCGCGCACAAGCTGTACCGGGGAACACTGGCGTTCTATTTGCGCGGCCGGGATGAAGCCGAACTGGACCGGCGCGGCCTTGATCTGGCGAACGTGATGCTTAACGCCGGTTTGCAGCCCGTGCGCGAGGACGATGAAGTCGCGCCTTTGAACAGTTATCTGCGCTGGCTGCCGTGCTGCTACAACCCGAGCCAGGATCGACGGAACTGGTTCACCCAACTGATGTTCGCCCAGCACGTGGCGAACCTCTCACCGGCCTGGGGCCGCAGCCAGGGCACGGGCCATCCGGGTAATACGTTCTTCAATCGAGGCGGCGGGCCGATCACCTTTGACCCGCTCAACCGCCTGGATCGGCAGATGAACGCGCACCTGTTCCTGTTCGGCCCCACCGGCTCCGGCAAAAGCGCAACGCTCAACAACCTCTTGAACCAGGTCACGGCCATCTACCGGCCGCGCCTCTTCATCGTGGAAGCCGGCAACAGCTTCGGCTTGTTCAGCGATTTCGCCAAGCGCCTGGGCCTGACTGTGAACCGGGTCAAGCTGGCCCCTGGCTCGGGCATCAGCCTGGCGCCGTTCGCCGACGCGCGTCGGCTGATCGAAACGCCGAGCGACGTGCAGACGCTGGATGCCGATGTGCTGGACGAGGACATGCCACCCGATGCATCGGCCATGGAAGCGGACGAGCAGCGCGACGTACTCGGCGAGTTGGAAATCACCGCACGGCTGATGATCACCGGCGGCGAGGATAAAGAAGAGGCCCGGATGACGCGGGCCGATCGCTCGCTCATCCGCCAGTGCATCCTCGACGCCGCCGAGCATTGCGTGGCCGAGAAGCGCACGGTGCTCACGCGCGACGTGCGCAACGCGCTGCGCGAGCGCGGCCAGGACCCAACGCTGCCAGAGATGCGGCGCGTGCGGCTGCTGGAGATGGCAGATGCCATGGACATGTTCTGTCAAGGCACCGATGGCGAAATGTTCGACCGCGACGGCACGCCGTGGCCCGAGGCCGACATCACCCTGGTCGATCTGGCGACCTATGCCCGCGAAGGCTACAACGCGCAGCTTTCCATCGCCTACATCAGCCTGATCAGCACGGTGAACAACATCGCCGAGCGCGACCAGTACCTGGGCCGCCCGATCATCAACGTGACCGATGAAGGGCACATCATCACCAAGAACCCGCTGCTCGCGCCCTACGTCGTGAAGATCACGAAGATGTGGCGCAAGTTGGGTGCCTGGTTTTGGCTCGCGACGCAGAATATCGACGATCTGCCGCGCGCCGCGGAACCCATGCTCAACATGATCGAGTGGTGGATCTGCCTGTCGATGCCGCCGGACGAGGTAGAGAAGATCGCCCGGTTCCGCGAACTCTCGCCCGCGCAGAAAGCGCTGATGCTTTCGGCGCGCAAAGAGGCGGGGAAATTCACCGAGGGCGTCATCCTCTCCAAGAGCATGGAAGTGCTGTTCCGCGCCGTGCCGCCGAGCCTGTACCTCGCGCTCGCGCAAACCGAACCCGAAGAGAAGGCAGAGCGCTACCAGCTCATGCAGCAATACGGCTGCACCGAGCTGGAAGCAGCTTTCAAGGTCGCCGAGAAGATCGACCAGGCACGCGGCATCGAGTCGCCGGCCTTGGAACTGTCGTAA
- a CDS encoding DsbA family protein produces the protein MEQKRPSIPIQVQAFRRRHRRPRWPWALTAALVALLLIWLVSRSPGESSSQSPTPASTAQMAGPPWKMGNPEGRFTLTLYADLECPFCREYFPQLKRWVGSNADVTLQWHHQPLAAHEPAALAEARLVECVAEAGGHAAFWRAVEWVYAHTRSDGLGLPDGLRYPESTPAVEQCMASERVDAAIRAQAAEATKSGVTATPSLRLLDRQTGQSILLQGPIEGDALLSAMDMLSADEPPATPATEMPADVVGDMPR, from the coding sequence ATGGAGCAGAAGCGTCCTTCCATTCCGATACAAGTCCAGGCGTTCCGCCGTCGCCACAGGCGGCCCCGCTGGCCTTGGGCCTTGACTGCTGCGCTGGTCGCGCTGCTGCTGATCTGGCTCGTGTCCCGGTCGCCCGGCGAATCCTCATCGCAGTCGCCCACGCCGGCTAGCACGGCGCAGATGGCCGGGCCGCCCTGGAAAATGGGCAACCCCGAGGGCCGTTTCACACTGACGCTCTATGCCGATCTGGAATGTCCGTTCTGCCGGGAGTACTTCCCGCAGCTCAAGCGCTGGGTCGGCAGCAACGCCGACGTGACCCTGCAATGGCATCACCAGCCGCTGGCTGCGCACGAGCCGGCCGCGTTGGCCGAGGCGCGTCTGGTCGAGTGCGTCGCCGAAGCCGGCGGGCATGCTGCCTTCTGGCGAGCCGTCGAGTGGGTCTATGCCCACACGCGCAGCGACGGCCTGGGACTGCCCGATGGCCTGCGCTACCCCGAATCGACGCCGGCCGTCGAGCAGTGCATGGCAAGCGAGCGGGTCGACGCGGCCATCCGCGCCCAGGCCGCGGAAGCCACGAAAAGCGGCGTGACGGCCACGCCGTCGCTGCGCCTGCTCGATCGCCAGACGGGTCAGTCCATCCTGCTGCAGGGACCGATCGAAGGCGATGCCTTGCTGTCGGCCATGGACATGCTGTCCGCTGATGAACCACCCGCCACACCCGCCACCGAAATGCCTGCCGACGTTGTCGGCGACATGCCCAGGTAG